The region ACCACACTTTCAATAGCCGAGGAGATGGTTGAGCAGGTTGATCCATCAAATAAAGATGTTGCTATGCTGAGTTGATTAATGCCTTGATATTGAACCTTGTTCCTTGCTGGAATCCATTCGGAGGTGCTTCTAGTATATCAAATGGGTCCTCTTGACTACAAAATGGTGCTTCaattattttactaatttatGGGTATTTGCctaaaaaaaccctaattttaacgTGTTATAGAGACAATATAACTAAACAAAAAATCCATGGACTTGTTAAAACTTCTTTAGTGGTTAGACTGCAGCTTTGGCAGATGAAACACAATGCATGTATATTAACTTTGCTAAACCATTCAATGGAAGTCTAATGGTTGCTTTggaaacttataaaaaaaaggcGAAAAAGGCTTACATAGACTATGTATTTCATATTGCAAtaccaataatttttttataacaaaaaaatacataCAGATTACTGAAAGTTcactatcagtttactaaacTACcgaatttataaaaatcaaaatagtaaattaaattgtttaaggatatttttACTATTAGTAACTATTTAGTAAGTCTTTAATTACtatttataaattcattttactttttaaaaattcttgaTTTCTAAGATTGAGAAATAGGACCATCTGATTTGATTCGTTCTCAATAGCCATGAAAACTAttagaatatttgaattttgagtAAAGTAAGTTTTATTGGTCAAATTTGGATATAAAATGTGTTTTTATTGTTGGTGGATAATATATTTGATTACAATGGGTAACCATTTAGTAAATTATAGTAAATCTACCATCaaatttattgtaaaaatataagTAACCTATTGGTATACCATTAGTAACTCTTTAGTATGTCATTATTAAGCTTATATTGAGAGtatgtatattataaaaatatgtgtACTATTAAAATACCAAGATTTAcaaaatcatttattaataGGTTTCCTAATATTCACCGATAATAAACAATTTATATCGAGATAATATTGCTTTACGTTTGTTAATAGGTTACTAAAGGTTTACTAAATGGTTGTCAAATACTTTTTCTGATAGGTTACACTTTCAACTATTAGGTAACCTAAAGATAACCAATAAATATTCCTAACGTTTtctaataaatttctaaaagttaACCAATAAAACTTATTTTACATCCCTTTAACATTGTTATAAGTTTACTAATAGGTTACTCAAGTGTCTTGATAGATTTTCAAATGTCAATTACAACCAGTAGACAATTATTTCTATTATTAGTATATTATATAAAGGTTTATTAAAAATTTCCTATCAGGTTACCAATAATCCTTTATAAAAAAGATACATGTAGTTTACTGCAAGTTCACTAATAGTTTACTAAACAACTactgaatttataaaaactaaaatagtaaatcaaattgtttaaggatatttttactatttattaataaaatttcaagtgTTTATTAACATGTTATCCAATGGAAACTAATAAATATCTCAATATTCACCAATTTTGTATCAGTATACTATGAAAATATATGTGTACTATTAAGATATCCAAGGTTTCCAAAAAAGTTTACTAATCGGTTTCCTAATATTCAccgataataaaacaatttaaatcggGACAATATTGTTTTACATTTGTTAATAGGTTACTAAAGGTTTACGAAATGGTTATCAAATACTTTTACTGATAGGTTATACTTTCACCTATTAGGTAACCTAAagataaacaataaatattcaTAAAGTTTTCTAAAAGTTAACTAATAAAACTTATTTTACATCGTTTTAACATTGCCATAGGTTTACTAATAGGTTACTCAAAGTGTCTTGCTAGATTATCAAATGTCAATTACAACCAGTAGACAATTAAAACTATTGTTAGTATATTATATAAAGGTTTATTAAAAGTTTACTATCAGGTTACcaaatagttactaataattttttataaagtaaaatacaTGTAGTTTACTGCAAattcactaacagtttactaaacaactactgaatttataaaaactaaaatagttaACATCCATCATTCATAGTTTTAAAAGacaaacatatataatttaatttattttaatttgattggaaTTGAAGttgctttttaatttaaataggtttactaattaattaatagttGCTTACTTGAAATTTGCTTGTCCAAGTAAAATGAAAGTAAAATAAAGATATTACAAAGCCTTTAAACAAGTAGTAACAGGAAAGCTAGTTTGGTGgaaactaaataattatttatggtAATTAGTTTGTACAATTGTATTTGCTGAACCCTCAAAGTTTGGTTCTTCTTTCATTTATTCCAATTCCATTGATCATTGTAATGCTTTTATCGGTGATTGAGATCCCAACTTTATGCTTAAAAAGGGTCCAACATCTTCAAAGAAGTCTTAAAGAGCAAGACAAATAATATCGTCATCGTaggaaagaaattaaattatttacactaaaaaaatagtaattccAACTAACACAAGAGAACAATTACTATAGTTTAATAGGACATAACAACACTGTAATATAAATATCACTTCAGATATAAAAGTTGTTGATGGAACAACTGTATGTGAAAATGGAGCCAAATCAGCCAAATAAACTCAGCTCATTAAAAGTCTAACTGATTAATTATAATGTTTACCTGGACCATCAAATTGAACCATTGGCACAGCTTGTAAGGTTTTGTTGAAATATAGTGGTAGTACCAAGAAATGTACAAAATACATGTCGACTTCCGAATAGTTGCTAGAGGGTTCATAAGACTCCAATCATCTGTAACAGTCAAAGCATCATAATGGTTTCATTGGGTTTAAAACCAAAATcccttatttttataaaatcttgATTTGCTTCTCCTATTTTTAAAGTCACAAAACTGCTAGTAATCACCGCACGAAACAACAACTCTTTAAGGCATTTCATCGAACAATTTATACCCATCTAAAATCCAATCCTCAAATCAGAATCTAAACCATCCACACAAATCAAAATCCAAACATCCACATGAACGTAGAAATCATAATCCAGACCatctagataaaaaaatttgccGGACACCAGAATTGACGAAGCACAGCCAAAATGTGACGAAAAAACAGACTAATATAATCGAAAGATCCCTGATACTTCTTTGATTTATACCTGTTTTTTTGTAAGTTAATTTCACTCGCAAATGCCGTTCTCGTATGTAGCCATCGTCGGTCTACCCAACCAGGGACGGACCGTCTATATGACCTGAGGATGTCATGGCCCCCTCAAAAAAGGAAACCAAATATTTTTGCTAGATATTGATTTAATAACAAAATTTGCTAGTAGCTCAGtggtaatttttcaattttttagtcaACCAATGTTCGAAACTTGTACTCCACCTTTTGAAAAAAGGAATAAAACCTGAAAATTAACTATCTTTTATTCTAATAGGACATTATAATTTTctattctaaataaattaacacttctaattttatatagagTAGGATTTTCCAAATATTCATAAGTTTATATGGAGTAAGATTTTATCTTcatatttttctatataaaaaccTATTGAACCTAAaatcattattaattttctaaacaaatcaaatataaattattttattgttgtCAAATATAAGATTGTGAAATATTCATctttattcaaaataattatttttaagatttatgCTTTAATATACTTTATGTTATAAGATTacgtttaaaaataaattatataacaataagaattttattgtttagattattaattttttcttttgaattatttaatattaaatattatatgcaATATTTTAATCATATGTTGGCCCCCTCATATTTATTGGTCCAGGTCCGCCACTGTACCCAACAATTGAAACAAGCTGAATGAAGGTAGTAAGGAATAATAGAGGTCGCTTTTAAAGAAactgtatttttcaaaataaaaagattatatCCGTAATATACTTTTGTCAAATcgtaaatttcaatattttttaatcaataggtgtttttgagaatatttaggtGTTTGATatgtatttgtctaaaaattcCCTAAAAGTTTTAAccttttatgaaactttcattaaaaatttggcctttttagtcatttgatCTTTATTTTCTGGTACAAGTTCGATGAACGACAATTGAGCCGTGTTCTAGGTTGAGTTatgcattttatattttaatcagTGTCATAAAAACCATATaggtggccgaaccggtgaaGCGATCGGTTTCCAGTTCAACCagtttgataaattaaaaaaatataattcaccGGTGTTTTACCGGTTCGACCTGATTCACCGGTTCAATTTTACCGGTCTGGTTCATTCAGTCTAAAACGATCCAATCCGGTTTTTTATAGTTTAGAACAGATTATTGGTTGGTTTTTGATTTATCTAGTTCGACCGGCCAGTTCGgtctaattttaaaatactgATTTTAACAGAATATCAACTTTATTGTTCTTTAGtatgataattaaattagatatataaatgttttttcAACTAATGCAGCgagataataaaatatttggtgCCATATTTTTGTGTTCTTTTTTAAAAACGTTGGGTACAAGTATGCGAAAATTGGTTGAACGTTTTTACCTCTGTGTTTCAGATAATTGTAAAATGTGAGTCCTAATGGTGATACAAGTGTCGCTGTGCATGCCGCATGAGAACATGCAACTAGCCACGTACTCCTTTCTAACCGCTTTGACTTTCTTCTTTTGGTGGAATACTTTGTTTGCTTCGTAAGATTGTAATAATCCACCAAACTCATCGGTTTCATTAGCTCAccacttatttaaatttgacTCAAATAATAAGTCGTTActtaaatagatttttttgtttatttaaatagatttttatGTAATCtattatgttattattttacatatctaaatatataaatttaatatatttatacaaatattaaattaagtCAAATTGAACTCTCTCAAAATAAATTAGGCCGAATCAagtaacaaattttaaatttgttaaaagatgaaatagaaaaaaaacatGCATGTTATAGATTTTgaccaattaaatttttaataattttaactatATTAGTTATAATTTTACTTAGATTTTTAGATGATTTGCAGTCAAAACGGTAATTTTTTCATTATAGTCATTTTGTTGTACATTAAATCATCATATTTTAGAGATTTTATAATTACAATTGTTACGGTTTTGAACACACAAGTTTtatatatcttaaaaaaaatacaagttgATTAATAGTGTCAATTGACcttttgtcttttaattatataataataaatattcttttattataaaaataaaatagttaaattacTTTCAAATACTTTTATGTTTTAAGATATAATATTTTGATCAAAGTAAATAGTATAAATTAACAGAAATTGATTACTACTATCACATTTTTTATAAACAGTCGAAATACGGACAGTTACCCAACCTCATACGCTTGGTGAAGAGACTTAGCCATTATGCCAAGCCTACAATGGCAAGTAAATAATATATAGTTGAAAGAATTTTTTATTATCGATATTTATTATATACTGTATagttgaaataaataaataaaaactagattatttttatcaaaagatAATGATATTCATTGATTAACAGATTATATTTTACCATTAAAATATAtcgtaaattaaaattacaaaaaataaaaaaaacaactgaaactctatatttgatctacaaaataaaacaaaataaaaataaaaatttaacgaTACAAATTTAACAGGTGATTAAAAACATGATGAATTCAAGAATGAATTTTCTGGCACCAACATAATTTCAATTAACTATTTGTTCCgctgttaaaatattttaaacgttgaaaataaaaactttaaatcTTCAAGAAAGTAAAACTGAAGTTCGAACAAACGCTGAAAAATTTTGAGCGAACGAAGAATCAAAGAAAACTACGAACATGACACACCAAAACTCCAAAAAAACAGAGCAATTAATTCACACAAACAAATGTTTAAAGAAACGAGATAAGAGACGATGATCCCGTCTAACATCGAAGATCACCGGCCCCTGCACTCGAAATCGAAGAAATAAAAGttagtttttctatttaaagaaaaaagagatGTAGACATAATTGAGTATAAAATATACAGTTTGTTACATAAATAGATGATGCGTGTAATAAGTAATTGTTTGTACGGTAGGGTGGCAAAATAAATCTTCTCTCGCCTTCTTCTTCTGCTTCTATTCGGTGGTATAGCAGACGAAACATAAAAGGCTATCGAACAAGAAAAAGCATATTGAAATGAGCAACAGCGTGAGCTTCAGCCGGTTCTACGACAACTGGTTCGAGCAGCTCCATCATCTGGTTCATCAACTCAACAAAGCCCCTAAGCCACCATCGACCGATGAAGATGCAACCCATCTGGCTCATTTAGTGGACAAGCTCATGAGTCACTACGCAGAGTACTACCGAGTCAAGTCGGTGGCGGCAGAGCGGGACGTGTTGACGGTGTTTACCGCCCCTTGGGCCTCATGGCTCGAACGCTCGCTGCACTGGATTGCTGGGTGGCGCCCCACCACTTTGTTTCACCTTGTCTATACAGAGTCCAGTATTCTGTTCGAGTCCCATATTGTTGATATTTTAAGAGGCTTGAGAACCGGAGATCTCGGTGATCTATCGCCCACTCAATTCAGGCAATTCACTCTGACTTTTGTTTACCTGTTTTATTTCGTTTTCTTGTCATAAGTTGTAATGTTTATTGAAATGTAATTGAACAGAAGGGTGAGTGAGCTGCAGTGCGAGACGGTGAAGGAAGAAAACGAAATAACAGAGGAGCTTTCGGAATGGCAGGACGGAGTGAGTGAATTAGTCGGGTCATCGTCGTTATGCTCCGATGTGGAAGACAAGTTGACACAGCTCGCGAGCATTATAGACAAGGCGGATGATCTCCGGCTGCGGACGGTGAGGATGGTGGTGGAGCTATTGACTTCCCAACAAGCTGCAGAGTTCTTGATTGCTGCTGCTGAGTTGCAGATTGGTATCCGATTCTGGGGAACCAATCAGGAGTACCGTCTACGAGATGGTATGTGATCGTCAGTTGGAATTAGGGTTTGCTTATCATCTTTTTGCTTTTTGATGTTGTTCAACTGTCAGATTCTTCTCATTTTTTTACAATCTAAATCAGATAGTAttgtatgttttatttttaatataaaatcagATTGTTCAATTGTTTTATAACCCAACACTTTGTACCAACTTTTTTAACCCACATTACGTGGCAAAGTTTCATTCGTCTAATTCCTACTCAAAAGtatatatctcaaaaaacagaatttaatcaatccCCCTCTTTGATTGCCACGTCAGACGGTACAAAAAAGTGAGTTAAAAGTGTTGGGTTCTATAGCATTACTCTTTAAGAAATCACAGATAATCACATATAAATTATGCAAATTAGAAGCGAATTTCAGTTTCTTTCACAAGGAAACTACGATCAGTGATTATTTATTGAATATCTGGATACATAATTAATTTGTAACATGTATCTTAATAGTGTTagtccaattttattttatgtttgagATAAGGATgtattaattaaacaaaaagcTGATGATCAGCCAGTACAAAGCAGTTAATTTCTGGACGAACGACTCCTTCCTAGATATGGCAAGAAACATTCTCTCTAAGAGCCTTCTTTGCCAAGTAGTGAGCTACATTGTTAAATTTTCTAAGGTCTCAAAATTTCTACTGGTAGACTTATCCACCATGTCAGGTGGGTGATGCGGGTTGGATCGAGATTAATCATGGCCAAGCCTTGAAAGCCGGATACAATTataccaaataaacaaaaaacatagCAGCTCCTATTGGCTACCAAACTATAAGTGAGCAGCTCCTCTTTGTGATTGAAAGCATCTATTATACTTTTAGCAATTATACTTTTAGCATCAGAATTGACACAAAAAAGAGTTAGATTTTCTTTCATTGCCACCATGCAACATTTGTTTTAGTATTGTATTGCCGCCTTCATCGCACAATTTAATAATACATACTAGCTCATTAACGAATTATAAATAAGAGTATgtttaaaaattagaaatagaAAAGAATTTTGGGGTATCTTTTTTAAAACTGGACATTTATATTGgacgaaaaaaataattatttttattgattaaacaTCAATAGAAAGAGTCGTCAGATTttatagtaaaaatatttacacgTGTTCTGAATGTATTTTTCTCCGGATAGAAAATCATACGAAAACTGAAAAAGCATTACCAAACAGTTAGTATATGTTTGCGTGAAAATAATTCCAAGCTCTGCTTTAATCGGTTGTActtaaatttgattcaaaagtcGCAAATTATAACTCACGAGTTATCAGGGATAACTCAAGAATCACTTACATGCAAGTAGGTACTAATCTGAGAACCTAGGTTCAAATGGGATCAGTGTCAAGTTATAAGTATTAATCCGGAGGTTAAGGAATTCAAGTAGAATTAATGTCAAATTTACTCctaagttaaatttaatttggagATTAAGATAATAAGCCTGAACTTTGCTTTTTGGTTTGTTTGATAATTGAtgtgtaatttttattaaatgaaaaattaactaTTTATAGGGACAACCCCCTAAAATAGGAAAACCTATTCTAATATGAcgaaaattctaaataaataaaaaataataatagaaattCTAATCTACTTGGCTAACCATGCCCAAATAAGCCCAACTCAGCTCATGATCCACGCACTCATAATTCAGCAATATTTTGGGCCAGtataaacaatgcccccaacaaatttgatattcaaaatattAAGCTTGTTTAATCTTGAcccaaaattataatattaacctCAGTCGAATGCAGAACTTGTCGTACTAACCCCGCTAAAAACGTTAATAGCGCCGAAGCAATTTAAGCTATGTCGAACTTAAAGGAGGTTGCTTTTGCCAAACTAATTTGAGGTTGTCCTTGCCAAACTTCATCATCTGAACCACCTTGTTGAATTTTGTCGCTGAACAAACTCCACCTCCGAGCTGCCGCATCTATCACTGACCCTGCTGCCGGACGAACCTCAGAGCCGAAGACCGAACTCACATAAAAAAATTGCCGAACTTGGTGGTAAACTTACCATTAAAACTTTTTAATCTTTGAAATCGTTGAACCCAAGTTAGCTTTTGTAGTGCTGAAACTTGTCAGAATCAAAGGTACCGCAAAAACGAGCTCAAGCCTACCTATATAAAACTCGCTGAACCGACTCGCCGAGTTGACTCACCGAGTTAACGAGTTGACTAGCCGAGTTAACAAGCTGACCCGCCGAGTTGCCGAATTGATTTTACCCAATTGTTGAACTCAGATGAGGCTAAATGGTCAAACCCACAGAACCAATCAGCTCACCAAACTCAGTAACCTCGCCGAATTACTTAGATTGTAAAGAATACCCTTAAActatcaaaattttatctaactATCAAATTCCAACTAAGCACCAAATTTCACCTAAGTGTCAAACTTTTAATGTTAGGTACGAATTTCACCTAAGTGAAAAATTACCAGCCTTAGGTATGATCTTTAAATCTTGAACTTTAGGTGAAATTTCACTTAAATGTCAACCTTCACCCAAATGTCAAATTTCACCTAAGTGTTGAACTCTTAACTTTAAGTACGAATTTCACATAAGTGTTGAACTTTTGACCTTAGGTACAAATTTCACCTAAGTTCCAAACTTCACCCAAAAGCTGAATTTTGCCTAAGTGTCGAAATTTAACCTTAGGTATGAATTTTACATAAGTGACAAACTTCACCCAAGTGTCAAATTTCACCTAAGTTTCAAACTTCACCTAAGTGTCGAATTTCTCACAAGTGTCGAACTTTTAACCTCATGTACGAATTTCACCTAAGTGACAAACTTCACACAAGTATCAAATTTcacctaagttataaacttcacTTAAGCGTCGACTTTCTCACAAGTTTCAAACTTCATGATGTTGGtcgaatgtaataccccaaaataattaattagctaattggaccacgtgtctaattttgattcgccagagtggcaatattagaagaatttctgaaaagataaagtaaataagtttcaagtaggtcggttttgggaaattggTTATGTggaaatcaaggttatatttcaattctaaagttagaattggaattaaaaggaaaaatgtcaagaaaagcccaaaataaagagcagggaccaaagtggtaatttagccactttatgtcaaaaatggaaatttataagtttgacgggaaagtgttaatatcgaacttcgtattatttatcggatataaataatacgtataagtcgtaataaaagagtttaacgatttagctatggactaaatcgtaagaaggaaaagtttaaaagataaatgataagaaataaaaagaacaaggactcaagtgagcttttaaccaaatcatatatatttaaggaattatgaatgaagaagaagaatcagAGTCCAGAAGCTTCAGTCGATcgatttccgtcgtttcgccgccgtttctccgtacgacgtccgattcacgtgattttcgcggcaatctcttcggaattcaatcctctactgatcttgagcttcatttcaaggtaaaatTTCGGGAATTGGTGCTGAAATTGAGTTATTtgggctgttttagtttaggaattggaattatggatttaaacttgattttagcgtttttggagaaacaaagttacgggttttgttgGAAACGGAGAAATTGACATGTATGACAAGTGATAGcatgacgggaagcccggaaacgatgtttccggggactgcgtgcagattgcacgtggtgtgcgatcgcacacccgtggtgtgcgaacgcacacctgagatggtgtgcgaacgcacaccagtggtgtgcgaacgcacaccagtgaaggtgtgcgaacgcacaccagtgaaggtgtgcgaacgcacacccacagtgtgcggacgcacaccggtgtgcgaacgcacacccatggtgtacgaacgcacaccaccttgTGCAGACGCGTATTTCATGAGAGACTAAAACAGACTTTTGTCCGAGGGACTGAAATAaacttagctcgacgttttacgcgagtgacgataatgtaaagtattaaaagaaatatataactcTCGGATACAAGAAGTAGTATTTAATACGTCGTGGACACGACTAAGAGTTTCTGAATACGAGAGTAATACAAAGAATGAAACCAATagttaaattatgaaagtattatatgtattaaagtataaagtgcacgtctaatcaAAAACAATGtaccagacgtgtcagcgaatagtggagtcagtagaagcggactagcgggggcataccatcagatcgatcatatcatttcttggtttgcggtcacagtgagttgcactttactttcgtgtattatatattaaagttattttatatagatatatatactgtttatacgcatcgcattacctataattgattgaaatgttatatgtttacttaatttctatgtacgagaactagtatgcgatccgatgaaactagctacctattgggtgtcaataggctgtgtgatcaccagtatcgagtcagtctagtatatttgcatttaaaaaaagacttgacacagctgggagctgttgatgattataaaatttatgtggctgggccaccagcgagttagactcgcgattgatatttacgattgggtatatgatttagatacgcagagtgaactcggctacggtgtagcctggaagtccccgtatctagtggctgggccaccagcgagttggactcgcaattgatatttacgtttggattgaatgatatgtgattattcgagagatgagtcgcatgctaggatattagtttcgtacggatcaaatacctgtttatatgttttacattaatattttcttgagatgcgatgctatgtttttatattaataccgttagtaaatgcaaactcactcagtatttccccaaatactgacccctcacctttgatgtctttcaggtgcttagcttgtggacttagctagagaccaattttggagtgcagaagtc is a window of Mercurialis annua linkage group LG2, ddMerAnnu1.2, whole genome shotgun sequence DNA encoding:
- the LOC126670513 gene encoding protein DOG1-like 4, with protein sequence MSNSVSFSRFYDNWFEQLHHLVHQLNKAPKPPSTDEDATHLAHLVDKLMSHYAEYYRVKSVAAERDVLTVFTAPWASWLERSLHWIAGWRPTTLFHLVYTESSILFESHIVDILRGLRTGDLGDLSPTQFRQFTLTFVYLFYFVFLS